GGCCGAAATCGGTGCCCGCTGGTGCGCGGTCCTGCGCCGCCGTCCCCTGAGCGCGAGCTACCAGAAGCAGAAGGTCGCCTGCATCGAGCGATTCGTCCGTTTCGCGAAAAAGGCCTCTCCTTCTCTGCATGAGATGGCCCAGATCCATGCCCCGCTGGCCAATGCCTTCTGCCGGGCGGAGCTGGCACGTGGGGTGGCGGCCAAGACCTATAATCACACTCTGATTCACCTGCGCTCGGTGTTTCATGCGCTGCGCAAGGAAGCGGGCATCGCCGAGAATCCGTTCGCCGCCATCCCACTCCAGGACGGTGAGACGGTTTTCCGGAAACCGTTCTCGGTCGATGAACTCTCGTTGCTCGAAGAGAAGGCCAAGGCCGATCCCTTCATCTATCCGCTGATCGTGACGGGCATGTGCACGGCCATGCGCCGGGGCGATTGCTGCACGCTGCTGCGCAGCTCGGTCGATCTTGAAGGCGGCTTCGTGACCGTGAAAACGGCGAAAACCGGCGAGACGGTGCAAATCCCGATCTTTCCGCTCTTGCGTGGTGTGCTCGAAAAGGCGCTGGCGAAGCCCGCGCCGCGTCCGCCGTTCTACGTCTTCCCGGAGTTGGAGGCGCACTACCGGATTAACCCGGACCACCTCACCGACCGCGTGCGCCGCGTGATGAAGGCGGCGGGGTTCTTTAACCCGAAGGAAGATGAGGCACAGCGGGCTACTCGCGGCGCGATCCAACAGGAACGCGAGCACGGGCTACGCAAGGCCTCGCTCCGCGATTTTCATTCATTCCGCGTCACCTGGGTGACGGTGGCCCTCACGGCCGGCGTCCCGTTGGAAATCGTGCAGCGGGTTACCGGGCATCGCACCACCTCGATTGTGCTCAAGCATTACTTCCAACCGGGGAAGGAAGACTTCCGGCGCACGCTGGCCGGCAAGTTGCCGTCGCTGCTCGGCGACCACACCCAGCGGGTGAACGACGAGTTCAACGTGGCCGAGTTGCGGGCGAAGTTGACCGCGATGGAGGATTCGACCTGGCGCCACATCCGCGACGAGCTCCTCAGCCGCCTGCCGGCCGAAAAGAACGTAACCCAGTTCGCCTTGCCCAAATCAGGCTTCGCCGCGTGATGAGTGCGCCAATTACAGCCCTGCGGGAGTCAAGTTAGTCATGAAATCGGATGCTATGCAGATTTCTCAAGATCAGCCCGCATCGACAGGCACAGCCAGTAGATTGCTGATTTCGGCGTAGAGGGGAATCTCCTGCTCAGCCTCGACGCTTACCAACAGACTGTAGCGGATTGGGAGCGCGTGACAGTCATGCCACGGATCGCCTTCCGGAAACTTACGATAAGCCCACCAGCCCTTGGCCGGGAAGATGGCAATGCGATCCATCTGTGCGAGGTCAGCGGCGGAGCCTTTCCACACATCGTGGATCAACGAACCGCCTTTCCCGCAGAGTTTGGAGCCCAAAGCCCAACCTGGATCAGACGGCAGATTCTCCACATTGACATCGTCGTCGTCCGGGCTCTCCGTTTTCTGAGCGACCCGGGTCATACGCGCCTCAAAACGGGCATCATCGCTATCGTCCTTGTTGCGGACAAGGAAGCGGAGAAGGCTCCCGCCGTAGCGGTAACGGGAGCCCTTGAGTGCATTATTGGCCGACGGATTCGGCGCCACGAAATAGGATAGAGTCACCCGCAGGGTGAGAGTGGCGTTGTAGTTGTCTTGGAGCAGTTGCTTGGGCCACGGAAGCCGGTGAATATGGCAGTCGTTGAGTTTGACGCTGCTTTTTTCCTTTTTGTAAGGCCGCAGTTCATCCTGACGGATCAAGGTGGTGGCGTGCTGGGCGCTGAAGTAG
This window of the Candidatus Didemnitutus sp. genome carries:
- a CDS encoding tyrosine-type recombinase/integrase, whose translation is MSLELRRGVSEWWYGKFKVNGRKFTKNLAVKVQGVVPPTLREMGDIVFERSRAKAQAAMEKFQEDLKRRSAAEELVQTIHEIRTGARVSSVPLAEIGARWCAVLRRRPLSASYQKQKVACIERFVRFAKKASPSLHEMAQIHAPLANAFCRAELARGVAAKTYNHTLIHLRSVFHALRKEAGIAENPFAAIPLQDGETVFRKPFSVDELSLLEEKAKADPFIYPLIVTGMCTAMRRGDCCTLLRSSVDLEGGFVTVKTAKTGETVQIPIFPLLRGVLEKALAKPAPRPPFYVFPELEAHYRINPDHLTDRVRRVMKAAGFFNPKEDEAQRATRGAIQQEREHGLRKASLRDFHSFRVTWVTVALTAGVPLEIVQRVTGHRTTSIVLKHYFQPGKEDFRRTLAGKLPSLLGDHTQRVNDEFNVAELRAKLTAMEDSTWRHIRDELLSRLPAEKNVTQFALPKSGFAA